The Micromonospora sp. Llam0 genome includes a window with the following:
- the miaA gene encoding tRNA (adenosine(37)-N6)-dimethylallyltransferase MiaA, giving the protein MTNGRGTGPRRPPTIRPDRVVAVIGPTAAGKSALSIALAEQLGAEVVNADSMQLYQGLDIGTAKLTVDERAGVPHHLLDIWPVTAPASVAEYQRLARAAIDDILRRGRLPLLVGGSGLYVRAVLEKFDFPGTDPALRDRLEAELAEAGPAPLHARLAAADPAAAAAILPGNGRRIVRALEVIELTGQPFTAALPEPVPYYDAVQLGVDLPTERLDERIARRVDRMWEQGLVDEVRALLGQGLRDGRTASRALGYQQVLRMFDGEYDDEQARADTVRATRRFVRRQRSWFRRDARVRWLDGAAPDLVRAAHLVF; this is encoded by the coding sequence CTGACCAACGGCCGCGGCACCGGGCCGCGCCGACCACCGACGATCCGCCCGGACCGGGTGGTGGCGGTGATCGGCCCGACCGCGGCCGGCAAGTCCGCGCTGAGCATCGCCCTCGCCGAGCAACTCGGCGCCGAGGTGGTCAACGCCGACTCGATGCAGCTGTACCAGGGGCTGGACATCGGCACCGCCAAGCTCACCGTCGACGAACGGGCCGGTGTACCGCACCACCTGCTCGACATCTGGCCGGTCACCGCGCCGGCCAGCGTCGCCGAATACCAGCGGCTGGCCCGCGCCGCCATCGACGACATCCTGCGCCGGGGGCGGCTGCCGCTGCTGGTCGGCGGCTCCGGCCTGTACGTGCGGGCGGTGCTGGAGAAATTCGACTTCCCCGGCACCGACCCGGCGCTGCGCGACCGGCTCGAAGCCGAACTCGCCGAGGCCGGCCCGGCTCCGCTGCACGCCCGGCTGGCCGCCGCCGACCCGGCGGCCGCCGCCGCGATCCTGCCCGGGAACGGGCGACGGATCGTCCGGGCACTGGAGGTGATCGAGTTGACCGGGCAACCGTTCACCGCCGCCCTGCCGGAGCCGGTGCCGTACTACGACGCGGTACAACTCGGTGTCGACCTGCCCACCGAGCGGCTCGACGAACGGATCGCCCGCCGGGTGGACCGGATGTGGGAGCAGGGCCTGGTCGACGAGGTCCGTGCGCTGCTCGGGCAGGGCCTGCGGGACGGCCGTACGGCCAGCCGGGCGCTCGGCTACCAGCAGGTGCTCCGGATGTTCGACGGTGAGTACGACGACGAACAGGCCCGAGCGGACACGGTACGGGCGACCCGCCGGTTCGTCCGCCGGCAACGGTCCTGGTTCCGCCGCGACGCCCGGGTGCGCTGGCTCGACGGCGCCGCCCCGGACCTGGTCCGGGCGGCGCACCTCGTGTTTTGA
- a CDS encoding transposase: protein MARAAFRKGNLATRIRDELGQVYEDARFSAAFGLRGRPGISPAQLMTASVLQFSENLTDRQAADAVRDRITWKYALGLELDDPGFDPTVLSEFRDRLVAGDLTSLALDALLRRLAGLGLVKARGRQRTDSTHVLGAIRDLNRLELAGETLRAALEALAAAAPHWLTSVIDDSWTGVYGTRVDNLRLPESQTRRDELTVRYGIDGYHLLDAAHHPDAPEWLAQIPATQTLRLIWIQQFYRDTDGAGQEARRREHAPDGDGVPPGRDRLISPYDPDARYSVKRDTGWGGYKVHFTETCDPPTGTTGRETGRGEHPNLITNVATTTATVPDSAMTAIIHQRLADKALTPAEHLVDSGYPSAEITAARRPPARDHPDLPDADRPVRAGPRRARLRQSGVHLRLRHPPRRLSPGQHQHKLVTLPTTRHRHHRGVLAEERLPALPHPPGMHPRHPPPDHHPPP, encoded by the coding sequence ATGGCGCGGGCGGCGTTCCGGAAAGGGAACCTGGCGACGCGGATCCGTGACGAACTCGGCCAGGTGTACGAGGACGCCCGGTTCTCGGCGGCGTTCGGGCTCCGGGGACGGCCGGGGATCTCCCCGGCACAGTTGATGACCGCCAGCGTGTTGCAGTTCTCGGAGAACCTGACCGACCGTCAGGCCGCCGACGCGGTCCGGGACCGAATCACCTGGAAATACGCCCTCGGTCTGGAACTCGACGATCCGGGTTTCGACCCCACCGTCCTGTCGGAGTTCCGGGACCGGCTGGTCGCCGGTGACCTGACCAGCCTGGCCCTGGACGCCCTGCTGCGACGCCTGGCCGGGCTCGGACTGGTCAAGGCCCGGGGCCGCCAACGCACCGATTCCACCCACGTACTCGGCGCGATCCGCGACCTCAACCGCCTCGAACTGGCCGGAGAGACACTACGGGCGGCGTTGGAAGCCCTCGCCGCGGCGGCACCGCACTGGCTCACCTCGGTCATCGACGATTCCTGGACCGGCGTCTACGGCACCCGCGTCGACAACCTACGCCTGCCCGAGAGCCAGACCAGACGTGACGAGTTGACGGTCCGCTACGGCATCGACGGCTACCACCTGCTCGACGCGGCGCACCACCCGGACGCACCGGAATGGCTGGCACAGATCCCAGCGACACAGACGTTACGCCTGATCTGGATCCAGCAGTTCTACCGCGACACCGACGGCGCCGGGCAGGAGGCGCGACGGCGGGAACACGCCCCGGACGGGGACGGTGTCCCGCCCGGCAGAGACCGCCTCATCTCCCCATACGACCCGGACGCCCGATACAGCGTCAAACGCGACACCGGCTGGGGCGGCTACAAGGTCCACTTCACCGAGACCTGCGACCCACCGACCGGCACCACCGGCCGGGAAACCGGACGCGGAGAACACCCGAACCTGATCACGAACGTGGCCACCACCACCGCGACCGTCCCGGACTCGGCCATGACCGCCATCATCCACCAGCGACTGGCCGACAAGGCACTGACTCCCGCCGAGCACCTCGTCGACTCCGGATACCCGTCCGCCGAGATCACCGCCGCCCGCCGCCCGCCGGCACGGGATCACCCTGACCTCCCCGATGCTGATCGACCCGTCCGCGCAGGCCCGCGCCGGGCGAGGCTACGACAAAGCGGCGTTCACCTTCGACTTCGACACCCGCCACGGCGTCTGTCCCCAGGGCAACACCAGCACAAGCTGGTCACCCTGCCGACAACGCGACACCGACACCATCGTGGTGTCCTGGCCGAAGAGCGTCTGCCAGCCCTGCCCCACCCGCCAGGAATGCACCCGAGGCACCCGCCGCCAGATCACCATCCACCCCCGTGA
- a CDS encoding transposase, with protein MRSVTATGAGDSELGRILLDSWRRELYEGVLASRSRTMFTLVDELAADQGRCGCPAHLSLGTVTGHAAAYRALRDGEIDTGRALRAACRIAARSGLPRVYAVDTTAWPRPNAATSPDRQPQYTPGGPRGAALIKTGWRYQHVVRLTLTPDSWVVPVLADRIASDDDLVEVTVDHIARVCATDGARPADPSLFLLDSGYPAARITHLLRERGIPADVLVRLATSQTMWTRPERRAAHPLGGRPRRHGFRLALRQPDLNPDAGVSGPLDIYGTVTVRAWHQVHPKLTRASRGFEDQPTLPIVEGSVLLARVQHLRPSRRAGDLALWYSGTRRDLLTLVMTYLTRFDIEHYLRYLKTTAHAPDFHPRQPDTLTTWLRPHSYAYLHLFCARTHLTHHRLPWEPATTTTPTPGQTRRQVSPALRNAWQPPGHPKPGHPGPGRPAGRRRRRRTRYPVIRRNAIHKGK; from the coding sequence ATGAGAAGCGTAACGGCTACCGGTGCCGGTGACAGCGAGCTGGGCCGGATCTTGTTGGACTCCTGGCGGCGGGAGCTGTACGAGGGTGTCCTCGCGTCCCGGTCGCGGACGATGTTCACACTGGTCGACGAGTTGGCCGCCGATCAGGGCCGGTGTGGCTGTCCGGCGCATCTGTCGCTGGGCACCGTCACCGGGCACGCCGCCGCGTACCGGGCCCTACGCGACGGCGAGATCGACACCGGCCGGGCGTTGCGGGCGGCGTGCCGGATCGCCGCGCGGTCCGGCCTGCCCCGGGTGTACGCCGTCGACACCACCGCGTGGCCACGGCCGAACGCCGCCACCAGCCCGGACCGGCAGCCACAGTACACCCCGGGCGGCCCGCGCGGCGCGGCGCTGATCAAGACCGGGTGGCGGTATCAGCATGTCGTCCGGTTGACCCTGACCCCGGACTCGTGGGTCGTGCCGGTCCTGGCCGACCGGATCGCCTCCGACGACGACCTGGTCGAGGTCACCGTGGACCACATCGCCCGGGTCTGCGCCACCGACGGCGCCCGCCCGGCCGATCCGTCGCTGTTCCTGCTGGACTCCGGCTACCCCGCGGCCCGGATCACCCATCTGCTACGCGAACGCGGGATTCCCGCGGACGTCCTGGTCAGGCTGGCGACCTCGCAGACCATGTGGACCAGACCCGAACGCCGGGCCGCGCACCCCCTCGGCGGCCGGCCCCGCCGGCACGGGTTCCGCCTGGCCCTGCGCCAGCCCGACCTGAACCCCGACGCCGGTGTCAGCGGACCACTCGACATCTACGGCACCGTCACCGTCCGAGCCTGGCACCAGGTCCACCCCAAACTCACCCGCGCCAGCCGAGGCTTCGAAGACCAGCCCACCCTGCCGATCGTCGAGGGCAGCGTCCTACTCGCCCGGGTCCAGCACCTGCGCCCCAGCCGCCGCGCGGGCGACCTCGCGCTCTGGTACTCCGGTACCCGCCGTGACCTGCTCACCCTGGTCATGACCTACCTGACCCGCTTCGACATCGAGCACTACCTCCGCTACCTGAAGACCACCGCCCACGCCCCGGACTTCCACCCCCGCCAACCCGACACCCTGACCACCTGGCTCCGCCCGCACTCCTACGCCTACCTGCACCTGTTCTGCGCCCGTACCCACCTGACCCACCACCGGCTGCCCTGGGAACCCGCCACCACCACGACACCGACCCCCGGCCAGACCCGCCGACAGGTTTCGCCCGCTCTGCGCAACGCCTGGCAACCACCAGGCCACCCGAAACCCGGCCACCCCGGCCCCGGACGCCCCGCCGGCAGACGCCGCAGACGCCGCACCCGCTACCCCGTCATCCGTAGGAACGCCATCCACAAGGGCAAATAA
- a CDS encoding NAD-dependent malic enzyme, which translates to MATTRLPSAGFSITIRISIPADASAIGRLTTCVGEAGAIVTALDVVDSDPVSVVVDLTCDTADAAHADDVVKELEALDGVEVRKVSDRTFLLHLGGKIEVAPKVSLRNRDELSRAYTPGVARVCLAIADNPADARRLTIKRNTVAVVTDGSAVLGLGNLGPAAALPVMEGKAALFKRFGDVDAWPVVLDTQDPDEIVSIVRAIAPGYGGINLEDIAAPRCFEIESKLRELLDIPVFHDDQHGTAICVLAALTNALRVVGKQLSDVRVVVSGAGAAGTAIIKLLLRQGVGDVIAYDRPGALHRGLSGLNPTWQWLAEHTNSTGYAGDLPGALRGADVFIGVSAPNLLTGDDIATMAPDSIVFALANPDPEVDPREARRHAAIVATGRSDQPNQINNVLAFPGVFRGMLDAHAETFTDDMALAAARAIADVVGEDRINPTVIVPSVFDSRVAPAVAAAVRAAAQASDATAQPAVVAQPAVVAQPAVAEQPAVAITAPAGVPTIQQRSAAAGN; encoded by the coding sequence GTGGCGACCACCCGCCTGCCCAGTGCCGGCTTCTCCATCACCATCCGGATCAGCATTCCCGCCGACGCGTCGGCGATCGGCCGGTTGACCACCTGTGTCGGCGAGGCTGGTGCCATCGTCACCGCTCTCGACGTGGTCGACTCCGACCCGGTCAGCGTGGTGGTCGACCTGACCTGCGACACGGCCGACGCGGCGCACGCCGACGACGTGGTCAAGGAGCTCGAGGCGCTCGACGGCGTCGAGGTCCGCAAGGTGTCGGACCGGACGTTCCTGCTGCATCTGGGCGGCAAGATCGAGGTGGCCCCGAAGGTGTCGCTGCGTAACCGGGACGAACTGTCCCGGGCGTACACGCCGGGGGTGGCGCGGGTGTGCCTGGCGATCGCCGACAATCCGGCCGACGCGCGCCGGCTGACCATAAAGCGCAACACCGTGGCGGTGGTGACCGACGGTTCGGCAGTGCTCGGGCTGGGCAATCTCGGTCCGGCGGCCGCGCTGCCGGTGATGGAGGGCAAGGCGGCGCTGTTCAAGCGGTTCGGCGATGTCGACGCCTGGCCGGTGGTGCTGGACACCCAGGATCCGGACGAGATCGTGTCGATCGTCCGGGCGATCGCCCCGGGCTACGGCGGGATCAACCTGGAGGACATCGCCGCACCGCGCTGCTTCGAGATCGAGTCGAAGTTGCGGGAGCTGCTCGACATCCCGGTCTTCCACGACGACCAGCACGGTACGGCGATCTGCGTGCTGGCCGCGTTGACCAACGCGCTGCGGGTGGTCGGCAAGCAGCTCAGCGACGTACGGGTGGTGGTCTCCGGGGCGGGCGCGGCCGGCACCGCCATCATCAAGCTGCTGCTGCGTCAGGGCGTCGGGGACGTCATCGCCTACGACCGGCCGGGGGCGCTGCACCGAGGGCTGAGCGGGCTGAACCCCACCTGGCAGTGGCTGGCCGAGCACACCAACTCGACCGGGTACGCCGGGGATCTGCCCGGCGCGCTCCGGGGCGCGGACGTGTTCATCGGGGTAAGCGCGCCGAACCTGCTGACCGGTGACGACATCGCCACCATGGCGCCGGACTCGATCGTGTTCGCGCTGGCGAACCCGGATCCCGAGGTGGACCCGCGCGAGGCCCGCCGGCATGCGGCCATCGTCGCGACGGGGCGGTCCGACCAGCCGAACCAGATCAACAACGTACTGGCGTTCCCGGGCGTGTTCCGGGGCATGCTGGACGCCCACGCGGAGACGTTCACCGACGACATGGCGTTGGCCGCGGCGCGGGCCATCGCCGACGTGGTGGGCGAGGATCGGATCAACCCGACGGTGATCGTGCCGAGCGTGTTCGATTCCCGGGTGGCGCCGGCGGTGGCCGCTGCGGTCCGAGCCGCGGCGCAGGCCTCGGACGCGACCGCGCAGCCGGCCGTCGTCGCGCAGCCGGCCGTCGTCGCGCAGCCGGCCGTGGCCGAACAGCCGGCCGTGGCCATCACCGCCCCGGCCGGTGTGCCCACCATCCAGCAACGGTCGGCGGCGGCCGGCAACTGA
- the hflX gene encoding GTPase HflX — MEPTDDDTTVGDLELADRHALRRVAGLSTELADITEVEYRQLRLERVVLVGVWESGTVTDAENSITELAALAETAGSQVLEGLIQRRDRPDPATYVGRGKVGELGDVVLASGADTVICDGELSPSQLRNLEQKVKVKVIDRTALILDIFAQHAKSKEGKAQVELAQLEYLLPRLRGWGETLSRQTGGSGRGGGAGGGVGLRGPGETKLETDRRRIRTRIARLRREIKSMRTVRETKRARRTRNAVPAVAIAGYTNAGKSSLLNRITGAGVLVEDALFATLDPTTRRAHAADGRVYTLSDTVGFVRHLPHQIVEAFRSTLEEVAEADLVVHVVDGAHPDPEEQVRAVREVLAEVGADRRPELLVVNKIDAASEEELLRLKRLWPDAVFVSARRARGIDDLRAAIEQRLPRPAVQVSVMLPYHRGDLVSRVHHRGEVLGTRHTAAGTLLQARVDEALAAELQPFLTPGE; from the coding sequence ATCGAGCCGACAGACGACGACACCACCGTTGGCGACCTGGAGCTGGCCGACCGGCACGCGCTGCGCCGCGTCGCCGGGCTATCCACCGAACTCGCCGACATCACCGAGGTCGAGTACCGCCAGCTGCGGCTGGAGCGCGTGGTGCTGGTGGGAGTGTGGGAAAGCGGGACGGTGACCGACGCGGAAAACTCGATCACCGAGCTCGCCGCGCTCGCCGAGACCGCCGGGTCCCAGGTCCTGGAGGGCTTGATCCAGCGCCGCGACCGGCCCGACCCGGCCACCTACGTCGGCCGGGGCAAGGTCGGCGAACTCGGCGACGTGGTGCTCGCCTCCGGGGCGGACACGGTGATCTGCGACGGCGAACTCTCCCCGTCACAGCTGCGCAACCTGGAGCAGAAAGTCAAGGTCAAGGTCATTGACCGGACCGCGCTGATCCTGGACATCTTCGCCCAGCACGCCAAGAGCAAAGAGGGCAAGGCCCAGGTCGAGCTGGCCCAGCTGGAGTACCTGCTGCCCCGGCTGCGCGGCTGGGGCGAAACGCTGTCCCGGCAGACTGGCGGTAGCGGCCGTGGCGGCGGCGCCGGCGGCGGCGTCGGCCTGCGCGGCCCCGGTGAGACCAAACTGGAAACCGACCGGCGCCGGATCCGCACCCGGATCGCCCGCCTGCGGCGGGAAATCAAAAGCATGCGGACGGTACGCGAGACCAAACGCGCCCGCCGCACCCGCAACGCGGTGCCAGCGGTGGCGATCGCCGGCTACACCAACGCCGGCAAGTCCAGCCTGCTGAACCGGATCACCGGTGCCGGGGTGCTGGTCGAGGACGCGCTGTTCGCCACCCTCGACCCGACCACCCGCCGGGCGCACGCCGCCGACGGCCGAGTCTACACCCTGTCGGACACCGTCGGTTTCGTCCGGCACCTGCCGCATCAGATCGTCGAGGCGTTCCGCTCCACCCTGGAGGAGGTCGCCGAGGCCGACCTGGTGGTGCATGTGGTCGACGGTGCCCATCCCGACCCCGAGGAACAGGTCCGCGCGGTCCGCGAGGTGCTCGCCGAGGTCGGCGCCGACCGCCGCCCCGAACTGCTGGTCGTCAACAAGATCGACGCGGCCAGCGAGGAGGAGTTGCTGCGGCTGAAACGGCTCTGGCCCGACGCGGTCTTCGTCTCCGCCCGGCGGGCCCGGGGCATCGACGACCTGCGCGCCGCGATCGAGCAACGCCTGCCGCGACCGGCCGTCCAGGTCAGCGTGATGCTGCCGTACCACCGGGGTGACCTGGTGTCCCGGGTGCACCACCGGGGTGAGGTCCTCGGCACCCGGCACACCGCCGCCGGTACCCTGCTGCAGGCGCGGGTCGACGAGGCGCTCGCCGCCGAACTCCAACCGTTCCTCACCCCGGGCGAGTGA
- the lexA gene encoding transcriptional repressor LexA — MSSDDRAGPPQQSSGNGGAATVNAGASVRGRRGSRSGESRVRAVTPVVSAFPDPVNGELTARQRRILEFIRSWVDRHGYPPSVREIGEAVGLVSPSSVAYQLKELERKGFLRRDPNRPRAVDVRPPHDAADDEAERALRPTPAYVPMLGRIAAGGPILAEQAVEDVFPLPRELVGEGEVFMLQVKGDSMIDAAICDGDWVVVRQQPTADSGEIVAAMIDGEATVKTYRRRDGHVWLMPHNAAFDPIPGDEATIMGRVVAVLRRV, encoded by the coding sequence GTGTCGAGCGACGACAGGGCGGGCCCGCCTCAGCAGAGTAGCGGCAACGGCGGCGCGGCAACGGTCAACGCCGGCGCGTCGGTACGTGGACGGCGGGGCAGCCGCTCCGGCGAGTCCCGGGTGCGCGCCGTGACGCCGGTGGTGAGCGCCTTTCCCGACCCGGTCAACGGCGAGTTGACCGCCCGGCAGCGCCGGATCCTGGAGTTCATCCGCAGCTGGGTGGACCGGCACGGCTACCCGCCGAGCGTGCGGGAGATCGGCGAGGCGGTCGGACTGGTCTCCCCGTCCAGCGTCGCCTACCAGCTCAAGGAGCTGGAGCGCAAAGGCTTCCTGCGCCGGGATCCGAACCGTCCCCGGGCGGTCGACGTGCGTCCGCCGCACGACGCCGCCGACGACGAGGCCGAGCGGGCGCTGCGGCCGACTCCGGCGTACGTGCCGATGCTGGGCCGGATCGCCGCTGGTGGGCCGATCCTGGCCGAGCAGGCGGTGGAGGACGTCTTCCCGCTGCCCCGCGAGCTGGTCGGCGAGGGTGAGGTGTTCATGCTGCAGGTCAAGGGCGATTCGATGATCGACGCGGCGATCTGCGACGGCGACTGGGTGGTGGTACGTCAGCAGCCGACCGCCGACTCCGGGGAGATCGTCGCCGCGATGATCGACGGCGAGGCCACGGTGAAGACCTACCGACGGCGTGACGGGCACGTCTGGTTGATGCCGCACAACGCCGCGTTCGACCCGATCCCCGGTGACGAGGCCACCATCATGGGTCGGGTGGTGGCGGTGCTGCGCCGGGTCTGA
- the nrdR gene encoding transcriptional regulator NrdR gives MRCPYCRHADSRVVDSREADDGQLIRRRRSCPECGKRFTTVEEAVLAVVKRSGVTEPFSRSKIMGGVRKACQGRPVDDDAIALLAQKVEETVRAKGAAEIPSHDVGLAILGPLRELDEVAYLRFASVYRSFDSLDDFEREIETLRAAAGAREAATTPAAAGAGPG, from the coding sequence ATGCGCTGCCCGTACTGCCGGCACGCCGACTCGCGCGTGGTCGACTCGCGGGAAGCCGACGACGGCCAGCTCATCCGCCGCCGCCGGTCCTGCCCGGAGTGCGGCAAACGGTTCACCACCGTCGAGGAGGCGGTGCTCGCCGTGGTCAAACGCAGCGGCGTCACCGAGCCGTTCAGCCGATCCAAGATCATGGGCGGGGTGCGCAAGGCATGCCAGGGCCGACCGGTGGACGACGACGCCATCGCCCTGCTGGCCCAGAAGGTCGAGGAGACCGTCCGGGCCAAGGGCGCGGCCGAGATCCCCAGCCACGACGTCGGGCTGGCGATCCTCGGGCCGCTGCGCGAGCTGGACGAGGTGGCGTACCTGCGGTTCGCCAGCGTCTACCGGTCCTTCGACTCGCTGGACGACTTCGAACGCGAGATCGAGACGCTGCGGGCCGCAGCCGGGGCGCGGGAGGCCGCGACGACCCCGGCGGCGGCCGGGGCCGGGCCCGGCTGA